TACTTATCATCGTAAATTCGTAACAATCATTCAGAGCATGGGCAAGTTTAAATAGTATATCCATCCTTTAGCCTAATAGCCAACAGGTGttgattcaaataaataaataaataaaactatataagtataagaaCTTTTGAAAAgcagacattttcaaatgcaaaaaaaatactgaaaatgtattaaatgtttagaaaaaactTAAAGTtgctaatataatacatattaatatcgtACTATACAATcgtgaaaaaaatatgtgaatataaaaattgaaattattgtgtACTAACGACGTGGTTGTTGCAGTGGACGAGCAGCCTGGACAACAGCTGTGACACCAAGTACCAGCACATGCTCGGCTCTCTGGTGTACGCGGCCGGCCTGCTGTTGGCCGTCACCGTGTTGGCCATAAAGTCGCGGCATATACGGGACAACTACCGCGAGGCGATGTACATCGGGCTGGCCGTCGGCTGCACGGCGCCGCTGTGCGTTGGTTGGGCCGTGGCCGGGCTGTGGGCCACGCAGCCAGGAGACCAGGACGGATGTCTGGCGCTGGGCCTGGGCGCCACGGCCGCACTAGTGCTACTCGTCATGTTCATGCCCAAGGGTCGACAGCTGGCCGCCATGGGCCGGGACGGTCTGTACGACGAGGACAAGCTCAGCACGCTCAGCAGGCCCGCGTCCCCGTCTTTCTTCCACTTCAAACCGTTCATGACGCCAATGAAGCACACGTCGACGATCAACACGTTCGGAGGTAAGCTACTACGgggctcataataatataatattctatgtcataataatttataagtacccaCGCATTGTGTTTCGAGCTAAGTTCTGATAAAGTCCCCAGTCCCCACTGGTTAGGTTAGTCACCGTCGTGGGACGTGGgcctcttaaaaaaatatattttgatcaaagATGTGAACATACTTACTGAACTTTGGTGTACCTTCACAATATAAAGCCtccattgaatttaaaaattaaaactctaaAACGTTACCCGTAacgtataacaaaaatataaacttatagattttgtatagattataaattgagagataaatttttcttaaatcgtctttaatatttatatataaataatggacTAGGGTCGTGGTACAAAAATGTCAGGTCAAAACCCACAAGTAGCGTATCGTGAATTGCACCTCATCCTTTACCAATAGGTGTAATAATTATGGTGGGTGAGGTTGGGGGGATTGGCCCCCTCCCCGAATATTTACTAACTTAACTTCgtaagtagataggtacctataataaattatgttaatacgtGTTAATTTATACttctaaccccccccccccccatcataTTTACCCCTCGACCATCATCATACATTTACGGTTTCAAAGTCCcgctataaaatatgtatgtaggtacctaattgtacATTCGTAAAGCTAAAAGCCATAGGTATAATGCGTATTGTTCGGGGAAACAACGGCAAAGGTTTTTCGGCGATCTGAACACGTTTCTCTAACCATATTTTGTTTTCCTAAACTCCCATCCGCGTCCATACCGTCGACGTCAGTAACTACGTTTGTTTAGCCGCACCTATAGTTGCATTATGACATATGCACTATATGATGCAGTCGAATTTTCTCCAGACGATACTTTTTTTCCTCTAATCTATTTTTAACGATTCCGTATACCgcttttgtacatattattatatataccaacaCGTGTAATATACCGCATTCCGCCGGGTCTAACGtagtttattatatgtacatagtaataataataataataatatacgaaatggAAATACTTAGATATAGCTGCTATcaacgaaagaaaaaaaaaccgtatacGCGGTACATACCTATTTCAatgacatgataatataataatcgtggACAGGTTGATTTTAAAACACACGACGAATACGTAAATCACCCATCCtcgcattatacattttaataatattataatacgatcgCGAAGTCGTATTCTACGTTATGTGATGTGTGCTCATGAGATTTTGCGTCCCTTTTCGCTAAAATTCCACCATATACTCTGTAATACGCTGTATGGAATAATATACCatccagtggcgtcatttcagttttcaataaaggggggcaaaggttttgaccggcccgaatgggtaaaaaactGCTCACctcgatcgcaaccacatactagctgcttacatttttttatggtaccctttttattaactgggtaacataatttttaaataaaaggtaccagatattttagaaaaacaattgtatacttatatagttatatcagttaaaagtctacaaactattttatggcaatatttatattgataaacaataatattagtatatagtttattataggatatcttcttttttttatttttgaaaatatatatcaactacattatttataaatcaattttacctgattcaacacttatagcctatactctattactcttataaaggtaaatatttaaaaatttatattatcttaaataataatatatattttttttgagcagtttgcggtaattttatatttttagccacaccatctatttattttttttaagtcatattttgcccaaattaaaagattaatgtaaacacgcgttacgaaaaaaataaatttcagctaAATTAACACAACACACAGAATAATTGAATCActtgaatcatacacgactgtcgcaagttaactgaagtccgtgatcaatgataattattaataagagtgctaatcggttgttgtttttagaatttgtattagtttaagattttagaaattaaactatactagattagtatactaattattattattgttgtcatcacaacacaaacaaacatacataaatacatacccaaacatacaatgtgtaggtacgtcaccgcatacgtctaaatataaatatattccaactattaattagtaaaaatgtatcaatatgacaataatttcttagtatatatggtataatattttttcaaaaaattataaaataggcatgtttttacgcttataaaatataataatggtaaaatggcaacaactgggaaccggcccatcgggccgcttttaaaatcagacatgggcaaatgcccaccttgccccccttcaaatgacgccactgatacCATCGACTTTGATACTTTAatttgatatcataataattattattcgcgTCAGCTACGAACAGGGGTTGGGTCATCGGGAACTTGGGAAAAGGGGACCAAAAGCATCAATATTACTGTAGGCACCGTCGAAAATCCGGGTCTGTGCtttatgaatattgttattatttatttaacgctTGTGACGCGTGATGTCCCACTGTCTCGACGTTTCGTCAAACGAAGGACTTCGTTCTGAAATCATTTGATCGCATATAATTATACCCACCAGGTTTGTAATTCGGTATATTTATTGGAGCGAACCCTCATTAACGCGTGTACATGCGTTGAGTCTGCGACTTATCACTCAATAAACGTCGTCGACAAACGTgacgaatatttttattacgtaaaACGCACCAACggtcattattacaatatttataacccataatttataatataacagcgCATGTACCCACTATAGGGTGCCGGCCTCCACGTATTTCGGGGTTCACACTTTTTTGGTGTGACCTTTCGGTCTCGGTTGGTTGGTTcaacattagtttttttttttcaatatcatttatcataatatatctacattCCACTCTAAACCTAGCCTTATCCAACAGTTAAGTCATCTAAGCTAGAATAGGTTACCTATTAGTTGCAGGAATATCGAgtttcaatgataataaaattatcatgtgTATAATCTGTATATGACTGTATAAACAGACTAATTAGTGCACAATTGTATGATCTATACCTATCAaataacgtaggtataatatgacagTATTCAACTGCCAAGATATTaatgttgaaatataaattacaatataaagttattataggttcaataatggtacctattggcgttataggctatataatctatatctataatttCCAGTGTTTgcaaatatatcttaattttatttatttacataattatctgtggaactagaaaggaagtaggaacgaacaattttgttatttttccttgaaaaaaagaactagtttattttctcgttctttttttataaaaatgaattcgttCATCGTTCCGTTCTTTAAAAAGggattcgttccaggaatccgttccttttggaactagttccttccaaacactgataATTTCCCATTAGATTtgaatgttttgataaaataaaaaaaacattataatatcaataatagtaAACAGTAATCGATCACACGCTGTAAGCGGTAGGTGTCACCtacttacacaataatatataatttagtatataggCATACGGCGGTATACCATTACACTATTGACATTTACCGATAAGCctgtatataaatttactataataatattataatatagccagtATAAGCcgttataaatatcaaatttgaatttataccatattatatataccatatattacaTGTTCCTACTGCTGGTTGTGTGTGAATTGATGTATCGCTACGTCAATTTGTACAAGTGTAGCCTGTACAACCTTTCGAtgattctataaattataatcgtataaattaatatattatttaaaagctgTCGTTAAGACATGGTTCTTTTCACATTTTGTCATACTGTATACTTCTCGCACGTTTTCGATCCAGAGTGCAGACCAAACACACAAATTATATGCCAGATATaatgtttagaatataaaacgaaataaaatacgaaaagtgaaaatataggtactcatgaAAACGATTTCtctaagacaaaaaaataaaaatacatcttACTTACCTATctgatattaaaacaattagcATATCAcgaaaaagaatataatatacttaggtacgtGAAAATCTTACgcgttgtataattatattataagcatattcgttaattataatataataataataatgtatgccCGTGGCGGGCAGACGTGCAGTAGACGTAGGAACGGCGGTggcaatttaaatttcattaactATCTCGtcttctacataatattataacaataacaacattattatacattttttatctgtACCATTTCGTTTGTTTTACAGACCGAGTGGCGCTCGTAGCCCCGCCGACGTACGCTCACCACTATTACCCGTACTGTTATTATCCGCACCACGGACTCAGCGGTGGAGGTGGAGGCGGTGGTGGAGGATTGATAGGTGGCGGAGGTGGTCACCATGGAGGTCACATGCAGCAGCCCATTTACTCGAGATGTCCAcccggtatattatataatatttttatacgattataactacctattctGCATGCTTTCGTTTTGTCGACATCGCTGCAGTAGCGCAACTGGTGGCTTGGGGGGAGTGGATTTAGCCCCCTCTGACTACGATTTAGCCcccaaccaaaaataatatatccctTATTGATTTATTGAGATATAAGTTCcttatgggttattttaaactaatagttTTGTCCATTGGCTCGTAGAACTCTGAGGTTTGTAACTTTTTTTACTcaattcaaaatcaaattttagagCTCCGTCTGTCGATCTAAGCGTTTATGCTCtctatattatcatctatagtATTTTCACAGCTCTGAAACTGcaatattttgcaaaatttGCGGGATTATCCGGATTAACCACGAATTTATTCCCACTACGATTTTAGGTTCATTACctattgtttttcgtataataaGGCGTAATCGTCGATACTCTACATTAAtctgtagtaaataatatatgcgatccaaaaaaatacgatttccAGCCcagcatagtattatattttacaactttatACGCGCCCCATTTTAAGAAAACTAATTGTATTCTTTTGGCTTTTAGATATGTGCAATTTCTCGGGAATGGACAACAGCATTTACACTACGATGGAGCCGACCATGTCCAACAACCCCAACGTGTTTTTTCACCGTTCCGGTATCCACCCCGGAATGATGTACTGATTATTGTTTAagtgaatactataatattatatatttgactatatgttttttttctctctcccgattttattattgtttataaaatatttaaatattacataggtatttatatatatatatatatatatatatatttatagtagtcGCGTAAACGAATATTAAactatagacatataatatagcgCCCTACGTAGTCCTACACAAAATACTGTACGTTACAGTGATACCtacctgtaatattataatattataataatatgatatctatTCGACTAATATTCACTACTCAGAAGAACGCATCGATCGGTTGGCCGGACGCGTGTCATGATCTCTCGCAATAATAATCAATGTGGTCGTCCGCGATGGCCGAACAAGATGTTTTATACCTTCTCCTCCTACCATATGCCTATAGGgtaatacacctatattattttacccgCAATTTTATATATCGCCTTTATCATTGCTCTGATCGCAGCAgcaaacgattataatataacgtgaaAGAAATCTCCGATGAATTCCTTAAGTAAAAACCACACACGTAACACATAGTGTAGTATAGTACCCACACGGAAATGTATACCGTTCATACCAGctatgtacatatacatattattattatactattacggCGGCGCTATAGCTCGTCGCTGTTCTGACGAGATTCGATGCCATTTTCAATCGCGACGATGATATTCGTTCGAgataaaatacatgttttttttttatataatatatattctattttttagatttaataactatgcttatatattaggtatatattagatataatatattaacatataaatatataatactaagcATATGCAAGTATAATGTACTCaatttagtgtataatattattatactatatgtaagCTTTTATCTATaaaccctatatatatatacttgttACGCGACAGCAACACATATacaggtacttaatattatatatgcatattgttgatattattattattattattttgtgtgtagatcattataatattatataacaatatacataatatattaaaaaaataccatcgGATAGATTCggattataatatagatgtatagtagatattatattctcaacatgtatataatatgtagagcCAATTTAGCTTTCTTAAtatgtttcgatttttttgattttttgttgattatgaaaataaaaattatttttaagaccaACTTCAGTGCCAAAAGATGCGCTTCCATACAAACGCgtcctttaatattattatagtttgagctattttttttttaacaggcaaaatgtatatatgtttttttggaattatttataatataggtaccataattataattatgtgttaaTTCGttcaatatataaacaatttattttcataatcatatacaatggattAGTAAAAATCCTACAGTCCAAGAAAGATAtcgattgttattttttattttcacattgaTCCAGTTATATTAAATGACTAttgtatcttataatattgtgtagtaaTAATTTGGTAACGATTACCATTAAAATTGCGTACAAAATTTAGAGTTGCTAAAGTGTAAGAAATTATTGCTTAAAACGATATTAAGCATTACTTAGGTTTTAGACATACGATTTAATAACTTgtacatttaacttttttacttcTGTATACTcttaagtgtattattataatattaagtattgtatgaataaattattgctCATTTAAGATATAAGAACACTAAATTCCTTAGAAAtaagatatttttgtattttttatggtAATAACTCAATATGCAATAAACAATACATTGTCTAAAGAACCTTGACTATACAATTAATccgttttattcataatatactacataggtatgtaaaatatgtttgggaacttaaaatgttttcccGTTAGCCCGATATATCATTTTCATTTCACCCAGACAGTTCGCCATTAGGTAATGAAACAAAACCGAACGCATCATACATGAATCCTGATAAAACTGgtaactatattagtatatcacaaactatacatttttggaTATTAACATTAGAAAATAGAATTATGGTTAGGTAAATACCTTTCTGTCAGCTAGCTACTAACTATTTATAACGTAATAGTGCATTATTTTGGACGAGGAtgatatttttccaaaaatatgtggtgaaaataaaattaaaacacaacattttgttacaacttaatttatgtatttactatagttatattttttattaccaatattattttttataggaaaTTTCGtaatttgttcaaaaattataatatcaatagtaacttatatgatacattttattttgatatccaGTCTCGTTTTGtatttatggtattattattaaaattttgttttcgaaCAATTCttctttgaatttatttaaatatcttgtaataaataattataaaaattaaaaattgcttgTACCAAaactagtaagtacctattaggtatttacATGGCTGGACAAACATAAATGACACCAACAATTAAGTTATctattgctataaaatataatcataaataaaactattaaaatattcaaaaaaaaataagtaaaataattttaatttcctaaTTGTACATTACACAGACTTGTTTTCAACACCCATATgccaatataacaataatattatagtcttgatAAAATCGACAgtcattataaacaataaaaatgatgtGCTCGACACatggatattatgttaaactgTACATGATTACTTTGATCAAGAACAGTTTGCAATTATTGCACTTTACCCAGCACGATTAGTGTACATAATGTGCATATTGGAAtgcaatcaataaaaaaatccgCGTGTCAGCCAACTGCAGTCAGGGTACTTTGTCGGCGGTCGTGTAACAGTGTTTGTTCGATTTTAGGTAGGCGTTTTCGTGTTGGACGCTCTGAGAACTCGTTCGACATTTGGCCAAGCATAGTTCAAAATGATTATTGATTGCCGAAAACAGCACACGGAACGTCTCCGAAGCCTTACCCAGCACGGTTTCTAATAATTTTCTCTGTGATCGGATGTACAAAAACAAATTCgtcgattaattattttaatgggttTTTTGATTATATCATTTCAGAGGCATAGGCGCCATGTACACTGGTGCCCGAGCACGCGTTGAAATTTTTGAGGGGTGTCAGGCACGCAGTAGGTGAGTTGATTCCCGAGACCTACTTTATGTATTAGTTGATTCCCGGGTCATTATTAAGTATGTACGAGTTAATTCCCGGGTCATTATATGTCACGGTATACTGGTAATCTCATCACCagataccaatttttaaaaacaatgtgttatacatttttaccaaattaattaatttttttaattaccaagtttttttgctaataattttttaacaaaaatgttaatgattttcaaaatatgaaaaaaataaagagaacaatatttttaaagaaacttGTTAGTCAACCTCATCGTGGTGTTTCAACTCGTACGTACTTCTTAATAACCCGGGAATCACTCAACGGTACAGTGCAAGTAAACAGGTACCCGGGAATCAACTCGTACGCAGCCGCCAGGCACCcgttagaaatattaaatcaataggtatttattattttacagtaaaattacttttgaaaccaatttaaacgtaaaaatcgattttaacaCGATTATGTTCTAATAATTGAGAGGAAATACGATATGtcgatatgtttttttttgcttattggCTCTCGGGTCTGCCATCTTTAAATGTGGTAGTCAAATCGGCATCGccgttaaattttttaagacCTGGCGCCTATGGTAGCTATATGACatcgaaaatattatgatcgtgATTTTAATATTAGCAGGACTAACCTTATTGGGATTGAGGCAACATGACACGCAGTGTTCGTACAGCACACAACAGCCATCCGCGTTGCACGTATCACATATATAACGTTTTTCGGTAGTTCCGCAACAGTTGTTCGCTAGGAGATCGTCTCTTTGACATATGTAACCTGTTATAggaacatatttaataataatattataaagtacatgATTGCTATTACAGGGattgtcattttaaattattattccaacagtttctataatagttaatttaaaacgcGTATGAAAtcaattaggattttttttttaactggttCGAGATAACCTGCATTAACACGAGAGTGGGCCAAGTattaattttagagtaaaaattGGATAACTTTTCGATGCTATTTCTAAAAACCATTGTCTTCATTACTTACAATTTGTGTACTTAcaataggtattcaattattcaCACATTTATTCAATGGAACATTAACGGCTTATACAGACGTTCAGTTGATATTAACCGTATTGTCTACAATCTTCAACCACAGATTTTTTGCTTTCAAGAAACCAACCTCAAGGACACTCACACTGCTCACATCAAAAATTACTcccgtttttttaaaaacagaccTGTTGCAAACAGAGCAAGCGGAGGTGTCGCTACCTTCATTAGTAATTCTCTCGAAAGCGAAAACATCCCCATTATCTCTGATCTCGAAGTAGTAGCTACGCTTGTCAAATTCCAAAAACATCTATGTGTATGCAACATTTACATACCCGACagtaaaaaattcacaaaacaaAATCTCATAGAAATTATACGGCAACTCCCCAAGCCCTTCATACTTTTAGGTGACTTTAACAGCCGAAATATATCTTGGGGATGCTCCCACACCGACGACCGTGGAAAAGTGGTTGAAGAGTTTCTCGACGACGAAAACCTCTTTCTCCTTAACAATAATGAGCCTACCAGACACAACATTGCCCACGGTTCCTTCTCTGCAATCGACCTTTCCATCACAAACTCTAGTTTTGCATCACTATTTGAATGGCAAGTATTGACATTGTATAATagcagattttattttttagaatacaggtgataatattaataaactaataagtatgAAGTTGCACATTGATATGAAATTGGAGAACACTCGTTACTTGTACAAGTGATCCTCCCAAAACAGTAACCAACctaatatacaaaatagaatATCTAAACctaagttttatatatattttttttttcattaaaaacatatcCAAACGACAAAACACAAGACAGATTATTCAAAACAAGTTTGATGTGTAATTAAGAAAACAAGTTATTGATCTAAAgtgattaggtacctagttacatttttttaaaaggatTGGCcgtgttgaaaaaaattcaaggcaCATCTAAATATAGTTGCAAGGTAAACAAATcaagtaaaatatctaaaaaatggAGATAACACAGCTGTAATCTACAGAAAGagatacatacaatattatattaaatcgagtaagaattgataaatgtttttgttttatgttttaagaCAATTGGAAATAACTGTTTACCTATATGGATatatgttgtaatttaataacttacatTTATATTCATGTACCGACGTGGCCacaatgatacataataatatgtaattgctTATACATTCTTATCCTCCATTACATTatgtataactttatttatttataaaacataatgaaaaaataatgaaacataacttatctgaattttgaattttataattattattcaatttttacaatcCAACTTATACACAgaagtatattttaatctattaaaatgGATTACACTCACATTTGCACATTCATCACTACATTTGGTTATGTTACCTCACATTtgaggtaggtacattaattttcatataatattgctattaaaattctaatcatgtatttttaacttatatacaacaagatataataatacaaataagtaattacaatattaatacatttatgttaGAAGATTAATTCCAATGTctaactatacgtctatacctacttaagatgtataattttttagattattagtTAGTGGGTACCCGTTGTACGTTGAATATTTCAcatcaattttgaaattatactaCTAATCCATTGATTTGGGTAAAAGTAAATTCCAGAAaggttgtatacattttaatttaaaactgaaaggTAAAGAAtaagtaattttgaaaaaaaaatggtcaagaaaataaaataaatacttataaattggttattgtaggtattattagcataaatatttaccaagaaagtaaaattatttttatttatttagtttatacctaattaacaaataaactatATGAATttgtacaactattattataaaagattattaatcataaattgtattaatatttgatggTTACAAaactaatttcattattaattcaaatagtAATATACTCTATTCAGGATAAGATTGAACTGCGTCGCGCATGCTGACTGAGCCGCTAAACAGTGCCTGACCCCCCATGTGATGGCAATGCGTTCTGTGATTGGCTGACAGTCATTGCTGGACGTCGTCGATCATCGGCACCGGTGCTGGCCACTGTGCATACGCTACTACTGATGTCAGGAATGCACGGAAAAAACATGTTTTGGTCGGGTGAACGGTTCAAACTTAtcttgaatagagtatagtaggGTCTATTCAAATTAATTGTGTGTGATTAACAgggaaaatgaataaataacttCAAAAGGTAAGTTAATGAATTGAAAAACTACTggtttaccataatattatataataatatgttgcaatgttacatatttatttataaaattaataacattgattaaagtaaaatcaattataaaacaaacatttgatttaaaaaataacttttgtaaatattttgtttatattttcatctcGAGGATTCCAAGTACATCTgctataattaactaaaaaccatttataaacaaatataagataatctataacaattattttgtttctaaatcctaatataatattacatataatattatgtggtagcagcaaattttatattataaaatttatcattaatacagTTGTTTAAAATTATGCAGAGaatggtaattaaattataaataaatgttacaaTATGTTAATTTGTACAAGatgtcattataattattataactagcaTACATGTGATTACTCAAGCTTAACATTtctatattcaattaaatggtaaatttgtattttgttaaaaaaaaatattgattaatgacCATGTTATATTCAGCTATATTCACTATAATGTAATTTGAGCTTAACTGCAAAAGTGATAAGTACCTTTGTCATCTGCTATATATTCTCTGCCTTGTACAG
This portion of the Acyrthosiphon pisum isolate AL4f chromosome A1, pea_aphid_22Mar2018_4r6ur, whole genome shotgun sequence genome encodes:
- the LOC100167745 gene encoding uncharacterized protein LOC100167745, which encodes MEAAASVVQMTGGGGRVGMNTDMFLLPSHGPFTSPPGVIITTGSPNTGVHQYAAATLTLLRRDAWVLPVLILSVLTMTLIMTFEVFVLCKTRKTEPSRRHLFLGQALLGGLFVCAAVSGLMCTQPTVLTCATVRLCTGLGYSMVFGTLLVKCVFLISLNGGVYLPAPYQALLLFFTVAIQLAIGVQWLIYTPPQLLSSQWTSSLDNSCDTKYQHMLGSLVYAAGLLLAVTVLAIKSRHIRDNYREAMYIGLAVGCTAPLCVGWAVAGLWATQPGDQDGCLALGLGATAALVLLVMFMPKGRQLAAMGRDGLYDEDKLSTLSRPASPSFFHFKPFMTPMKHTSTINTFGDRVALVAPPTYAHHYYPYCYYPHHGLSGGGGGGGGGLIGGGGGHHGGHMQQPIYSRCPPDMCNFSGMDNSIYTTMEPTMSNNPNVFFHRSGIHPGMMY
- the LOC100569198 gene encoding UPF0454 protein C12orf49 homolog — its product is MWRAFLFSFIRRKIVLSVIFGCSLTYCIVSFLLISPRRTDTWRIPRKLDHSAFVWMSAEVDLNNSSLQSCRNTVQGREYIADDKGYICQRDDLLANNCCGTTEKRYICDTCNADGCCVLYEHCVSCCLNPNKRKLLETVLGKASETFRVLFSAINNHFELCLAKCRTSSQSVQHENAYLKSNKHCYTTADKVP